One window of the Trifolium pratense cultivar HEN17-A07 linkage group LG2, ARS_RC_1.1, whole genome shotgun sequence genome contains the following:
- the LOC123910910 gene encoding uncharacterized protein LOC123910910 — protein sequence MSKPNPILQPLLHALDPISLILNQNSNSNQPCPLTLITEEDSFIMERGRNYNAYAELREKRLRMRCLMHVQEENFEIESTKLVDPSRKLVKFEDDLGYGKKGSLEKEESFEIESQKIVAPIKKNVNFQGGFGYGRKGSLEHVENFEIETQKLVTSTRKEVRFQGGFGYGRKGSLEQEEKFEIEHQKFVSSTRKEVKFQGGLANGRKGSFVVAQSVPDFSAVLRKENRKPSNYLPPVMEMMTPPSKSSFSKDYNEVVSSSRGSKSESAGEKKKKTVGGGGCGGVLTGRKSYASFDELRNLSSATAIAINGESRGRGGNGRVLRKSISVHRQF from the coding sequence ATGTCAAAACCAAACCCAATTCTTCAACCTCTTCTTCATGCCCTTGATCCCATATCATTGATCCttaaccaaaattcaaattcaaatcaaccTTGTCCTCTTACACTCATCACTGAAGAAGATAGCTTCATCATGGAAAGAGGAAGGAATTATAATGCATATGCTGAATTGAGGGAGAAAAGGTTGCGTATGAGGTGTTTGATGCATGTTCAAGAAGAAAATTTTGAGATTGAATCAACAAAACTTGTTGACCCATCAAGGAAATTGGTTAAGTTTGAAGATGATTTGGGTTATGGGAAAAAAGGGTCTTtggaaaaagaagaaagttttGAGATTGAATCACAGAAAATTGTTGCCCcaataaagaaaaatgttaactttCAAGGTGGGTTTGGTTATGGGAGAAAAGGGTCTTTGGAACATGTAGAAAATTTTGAGATTGAAACGCAGAAACTTGTTACCTCAACAAGGAAAGAGGTTAGGTTTCAAGGTGGATTTGGTTATGGGAGAAAAGGGTCTTTGgaacaagaagaaaaatttGAGATTGAACACCAAAAATTTGTGTCCTCAACAAGGAAAGAGGTTAAGTTTCAAGGTGGATTGGCTAATGGGAGAAAAGGGTCTTTTGTTGTTGCTCAATCTGTGCCTGATTTCTCTGCTGTATTGAGGAAAGAGAATAGGAAGCCGTCGAATTATTTGCCTCCGGTGATGGAGATGATGACACCGCCTTCGAAGAGTAGTTTTTCCAAGGATTATAATGAGGTGGTGTCAAGCTCAAGAGGGAGTAAGTCGGAGAGTGCAggggagaagaaaaagaaaacggTTGGTGGTGGCGGCTGCGGTGGTGTTTTGACGGGCAGGAAGAGTTATGCTAGCTTTGATGAGCTTAGGAATTTGTCTTCTGCTACTGCTATTGCCATCAATGGCGAAAGTAGAGGAAGAGGAGGGAATGGTAGAGTGTTGAGAAAGTCAATTTCAGTACACAGACAGTTTTGA
- the LOC123910908 gene encoding uncharacterized protein LOC123910908 has product MSDVSVKGSSCLAITEKNNNQKQDGSCVGIFFQLFDWNKTLTKKRFFTKKLLPPVNAKQDSLKRFKSDEKMPNSKLHLIANGNNVGFTNAEKGENCVIEVEQQKHEMKVPSLVARLMGLESIPASKRDKSEKSSFSDSDDGEESFEIGDANARHDSRPQKLRKTEANERRAVTRFGTEALQIKSVLSQVRKYNPHHHHHTNKLVSPLKSPRISSGKSGSRSSRLIEAATKILEPGLQPTSRSKSSLKSSISTFPPNNGIAIERVGARLQDIHKQSCYHAGIDKSMVEHTCKTCGNLLDVEISRPVDSDVFTDFSSALTQNGRLFSPSHENDVVLLRSQEKIITLVDEDVKKNAYSCNESTTIRIPVPEKWNLSRQLHGGLEDDGTSSFAFRHKTQTQERVLSGDKMLFEFGSRTSNMQEKRVSTAATASTANGNKDSVGLNRSLSGRNRTRSPTKLGSCDHERKRRTLNVSKVDNTASVNSVTSKQRNVSFDAQRGKRRSFDAFSPNNSNDKSKRESYQKTDKINRVVSSTLSLPLKKKEETRSDYQIKTCFQRHHPPLREDVIGAFLEQKLKELRSRENKELVNGDRPKRSSALILQELISVLNVERLICTDDHRMFNDKDHMYETKHVRLFGTSCNGNHLSPGSVLEASFSSSSLEENSGHCFHPDSINCSYDQPERLEQEAGLLNSETSFNIGKIGYKILTELVNRIHSILHSLDSFWTRLTKSKLNHMKDVIFNAELILGNVTRHSEVEVLPQLLISCILDELDNIATNTMLRNFNQSEIKGFLFDCVIEYLESNCFQHYYSVFKSWCAWTKVPLCIKSEVVVQGVKSEIKKWEFLAGMEPDQIIEWEMSHSLGKWTGFNIEAFEFGVDIGEDVLQILLDEIVEDHVNFRKVTV; this is encoded by the exons ATGAGTGATGTTAGTGTGAAGGGTTCTTCATGTTTAGCAATAACAGAGAAGAATAATAATCAGAAGCAAGATGGTAGTTGTGTTGgcattttctttcaattatttgATTGGAATAAAACACTCACAAAGAAGAGATTTTTCACCAAGAAACTTCTTCCTCCTG TTAATGCAAAACAAGATTCTTTGAAGAGGTTTAAAAGTGATGAGAAAATGCCTAATTCTAAGCTCCATTTG ATTGCTAATGGGAACAATGTCGGTTTCACCAACGCGGAAAAAGGTGAAAATTGTGTTATAGAGGTTGAACAACAAAAGCATGAAATGAAAGTACCAAGTCTTGTAGCTAGGTTGATGGGTCTAGAATCAATTCCAGCTTCGAAGAGAGATAAGTCGGAGAAATCTTCCTTTTCTGATAGTGATGATGGGGAGGAGTCTTTCGAAATCGGGGATGCAAATGCAAGGCATGATTCAAGGCCTCAGAAGCTTCGGAAAACAGAGGCAAACGAGAGAAGGGCAGTGACTAGGTTTGGTACAGAGGCATTGCAAATCAAGAGTGTTTTGTCGCAAGTGAGAAAGTATAATcctcatcatcaccatcatacGAATAAACTTGTTTCACCTTTGAAGAGTCCGAGAATTTCTTCTGGAAAGAGCGGGTCTCGAAGCTCAAGGTTGATAGAAGCAGCTACTAAGATCTTGGAACCTGGCTTGCAGCCTACAAGCAGATCCAAATCTTCTCTTAAATCTTCCATTTCTACGTTTCCTCCCAATAACGGCATTGCCATCGAAAGGGTTGGAGCTCGGCTACAAGATATACACAAACAATCATGTTATCATGCCGGCATAGACAAGTCAATGGTGGAGCATACTTGCAAAACTTGTGGCAATTTGCTTGATGTTGAGATTAGCAGACCTGTTGATTCAGATGTTTTCACTGATTTCTCTTCGGCGTTGACACAAAATGGAAGATTATTCAGTCCTTCTCATGAAAATGATGTAGTTCTTCTGAGAAGTCAAGAGAAGATCATAACTCTTGTTGATGAAGATGTTAAAAAGAATGCTTATTCTTGTAATGAATCCACTACCATAAGAATACCTGTGCCGGAAAAATGGAATTTGTCACGCCAATTGCACGGAGGCTTAGAGGACGATGGCACATCTTCTTTCGCCTTCAGACACAAAACTCAAACGCAGGAACGAGTATTAAGCGGTGATAAGATGTTATTTGAATTTGGATCTAGAACAAGTAATATGCAAGAGAAGAGAGTTTCAACTGCTGCAACTGCAAGCACTGCGAATGGAAATAAAGATTCTGTTGGTTTGAATCGAAGTCTAAGTGGTCGGAATCGGACAAGGTCTCCTACCAAGTTGGGTAGCTGTGATCATGAGAGGAAAAGAAGGACATTGAATGTCTCAAAAGTTGATAATACAGCTTCTGTCAATTCGGTTACATCGAAACAAAGAAATGTTAGTTTTGATGCACAGAGGGGGAAAAGGAGAAGTTTTGATGCTTTCTCTCCAAACAATTCTAATGACAAAAGTAAACGAGAGAGTTATCAAAAAACTGATAAGATCAATAGGGTAGTTTCATCTACCTTAAGTTTACCTcttaaaaaaaaggaagaaacaaGAAGTGATTATCAGATTAAGACTTGTTTCCAAAGACATCATCCACCCTTGAGAGAAGATGTTATAGGTGCTTTTCTAGAACAGAAGTTGAAAGAATTAAGGTCTAGAGAAAATAAGGAGTTGGTTAATGGTGATCGACCTAAAAGATCTTCTGCTTTGATTCTTCAAGAATTGATATCTGTTCTGAATGTGGAGCGTCTAATATGCACCGATGATCATCGTATGTTCAATGACAAAGATCACATG TATGAAACAAAACATGTTCGATTATTTGGAACGTCTTGCAATGGTAATCATCTCAGTCCTGGATCAGTCCTAGAAGCATCCTTTTCTTCCAGTAGTCTCGAAGAAAACTCAG GGCATTGTTTTCATCCCGACTCTATAAATTGTTCGTATGATCAACCAGAACGGTTGGAACAGGAAGCCGGACTTTTAAATTCTGAAACATCATTTAACATTGGGAAGATAGGTTATAAGATACTGACCGAACTCGTTAACCGAATTCATAGTATTTTGCATAGTTTAGATTCTTTTTGGACAAGATTAACAAAAAGCAAGCTCAATCATATGAAAGACGTTATCTTCAATGCTGAATTGATTCTTGGAAATGTGACTCGGCACAGTGAGGTTGAAGTGCTGCCACAGCTTCTCATTTCTTGCATTCTTGATGAACTAGACAACATTGCAACCAATACTATGCTGAGAAATTTCAACCAAAGCGAAATAAAGGGATTTCTATTTGATTGTGTAATCGAGTATCTAGAATCAAATTGCTTCCAACATTATTATAGCGTGTTTAAGTCATGGTGTGCATGGACGAAGGTTCCTTTATGCATAAAATCCGAGGTTGTGGTTCAAGGGGTTAAGAGTGAGATTAAGAAGTGGGAATTTTTAGCAGGAATGGAACCAGATCAAATAATAGAATGGGAGATGAGTCACTCATTGGGGAAATGGACAGGTTTTAACATTGAAGCTTTTGAGTTTGGTGTTGATATTGGTGAGGATGTGCTTCAAATTTTGCTTGATGAAATTGTTGAAGACCATGTAAATTTCAGGAAAGTTACTGTTTGA
- the LOC123910911 gene encoding uncharacterized protein LOC123910911, with amino-acid sequence MVVDIFSENCGVVAMSPRISFSHDFSQQGVIPIEKHPLRSNSSGLNSSMDFDFCVNENSELESSSADELFSDGIILPTEIKKKKNIPLKQTPIQPTIPQNYALPPLYANGSKNSKKMSTKDVKELNINDEVDEKHNSNSNKSFWGFKRSSSCGSGYARSLCPLPLLSKSNSTGSSTSVKGVQISKEGSNVKQNSKKNSSTTRSSHSIGSNNQQKPPLKRSYGNSVRVTPVLNVPYSNLFGFASIFSNNRDKSKKK; translated from the coding sequence ATGGTTGTTGATATTTTTTCAGAAAATTGTGGTGTTGTAGCAATGAGTCCAAGAATTTCATTCTCACATGATTTTTCTCAACAAGGTGTAATACCAATTGAAAAACACCCTTTAAGATCAAATTCAAGTGGTTTAAATTCAAGCatggattttgatttttgtgtcaATGAAAATTCAGAACTTGAATCATCTTCAGCCGATGAGCTTTTTTCAGATGGTATTATTCTTCCAACTgaaatcaagaagaaaaaaaatattcctttGAAGCAAACACCAATTCAACCAACAATACCTCAAAATTATGCATTACCACCACTTTATGCAAATGGAAGCAAAAACTCAAAGAAAATGAGCACAAAAGATGTGAAAGAGTTGAATATTAATGATGAAGTGGATGAGAAGCATAATTCGAATTCTAATAAGTCATTTTGGGGATTCAAGAGAAGTAGTAGTTGTGGAAGTGGATATGCTAGAAGTTTATGTCCTTTGCCACTTCTTTCTAAAAGCAATTCAACTGGTTCTTCAACAAGTGttaagggggtgcaaatatcaAAGGAAGGTTCTAATGTTAAgcaaaattcaaagaaaaattcATCCACTACAAGATCATCTCATTCTATTGGTTCAAATAATCAACAAAAGCCTCCTTTGAAGAGAAGTTATGGTAATAGTGTTAGAGTTACTCCTGTTTTGAATGTTCCTTATTCAAACCTTTTTGGTTTTGCTTCAATCTTCTCCAACAATAGAGATAAGAGCAAGAAGAAGTAA